One genomic window of Nicotiana sylvestris chromosome 10, ASM39365v2, whole genome shotgun sequence includes the following:
- the LOC138879288 gene encoding uncharacterized protein → MEMLRQIHLNIPLMDALREMPGYAKMMKDLMSQKFDFQDLSTVTLMQTCSAVVTKPTAQKMPDPGSFTISCTIGSYAFAKALCDLGANINLMPLAVYTKLGIGIARPTSMLLQLADRTVKRPTGILDDVLVQVGKFVFLADFVILDCQVDEEIPIILGRPFFSTGGALIDCETGELKMKLNDEEVIFNVQQSMRRPNEYANCSLVEAVDMILQEDDVTLIAKDPLEACLTNLEEMDGERLAEWVMSLEGQGFWKRDPQFESLELEKRATPPAKPSVEEPPKLELKPLPAHLRYVFLGPDSTLPVIILSSLLDVQVEQLLQVLQESKTVIDWTMADIKGIIPAFCMHNILLEEGHKPSREHQRRLNRNMKDVVKKEVIKWLDA, encoded by the coding sequence ATGGAGATGCTGCGTCAAATTCATTTGAATATTCCTTTGATGGATGCCTTGAGGGAGATGCCAGGTTATGCGAAGATGATGAAAGACCTAATGTCACAgaagtttgattttcaggacctatCCACAGTGACTCTGATGCAGACCTGCAGCGCAGTAGTGACCAAACCGACGGCTCAAAAGATGCCAGACCCAGGTAGCTTCACTATTTCATGCACGATTGGGagttatgcctttgcaaaggcattatgtgatttgggagccaacataaatttgatgcctctgGCTGTATACACCAAACTGGGCATTGGCATAGCTAGACCAACATCGATGCTGCTGCAGCTGGCTGACCGCACGGTAAAAAGGCCTACTgggattcttgatgatgtgttggtgcaagtggggaagttcgtgttccttgcagactttgttattctggactgtcagGTAGATGAGGAGATACCTATCATTTTAGGTAGGCCATTTTTTTCCACTGGGGGAGCACTGATCGATTGTGAGactggggaattaaaaatgaaactgaacgatgaagaagtcatattcaatGTTCAGCAATCTATGAGGAGACCCAATGAATATGCTAATTGCTCTCTAGTGGAGGCAGTGGATATGATTCTGCAAGAAGATGATGTGACCCTGATTGCTaaagatccattggaggcatgtctgacaaatttagaagagatggatggtGAAAGGTTAGCTGAGTGGGTCATGTCACTTGAAGGCCAAGGATTCTGGAAAAGGGACCCTCAGTTCGAGTCCCTGGAGTTAGAAAAAAGGGCTACACCTCCAGCAAAGCCATCAGTAGAGGAACCACCCAAGCTGGAGCTGAAGCCTCTCCCAGCTCACCTCAGGTACGTTTTCTTAGGCCCTGATTCTACTTTGCCTGTTATTATATTATCCAGTTTgctagatgtgcaggtagaacaactTTTACAGGTACTGCAGGAAAGTAAGACTGTCATTGactggaccatggcagacataaagggtatcatcccagccttctgtatgcacaatattctcttggaagaaggtcacaaaccttccagagaacatcAACGAAGGCTAAACCGGAACATGAAAGATGTAGTAAAgaaggaagtgatcaaatggttagatgcatga